One window from the genome of Opisthocomus hoazin isolate bOpiHoa1 chromosome 11, bOpiHoa1.hap1, whole genome shotgun sequence encodes:
- the LOC142362671 gene encoding acylamino-acid-releasing enzyme-like isoform X2 codes for MAAETERGAEAPGSPAACYRELSQFAAVTRAALGAAAEGQTFLLHAECSRPDLPRRRLLRFSRHYSLWRDGDGGLAVSRAALSAEIHNQLLSQDSPTGQHRAVLSCCPRQGHELLEVWDSSGRSHSVDLTALGKHGEVYTEGRAPSPHPPPTTQVRAAQPVVPVPALCPAGLWHPLPVPGPFACLAWSRSETQLLYVAEKSWPKPQSPCPWDVPGAARPVEEDEDEEGEQFLYREDWGEALGTRSVPVLCVLDMEGSSVSVLEGVPEHLSPGQALWSPGDTGVLFVGWWHEPFRLGLSACSNRRSGIFHLDLGSGHCELLSAEHRAACSPRLSPDGRRLLYLEGCLGGPHRQCLRLRMLTWQTRQTVTVLDVVQEPMEAFAGLYGEALPPRCWAADSRRAVLGTPQRSRTDLLLVDTEVATVTNLTAGSPEGCWELLTLQWDLLVATCSAPNRPPSLVVSALPPAGRELPLCWVPVEDTPTVPGVTWKTLTVRPPCSGQSPAAHGTQAFEALLLSPLDGAAPHPLVVCPHGGPHAVFDARWRPSMAALCRLGFAVLLVNYRGSLGFGQASISSLLSCVGVQDVEDTQLAVEQALRSEPLDPHRLALLAGSHGAFIALHLLAREPERYQACALRSPVSNLPALLGTSDIPDWRYTSLGLPYSFERVPRAEEVAAMLQRSPIAQAAQAAVVPGGRPRAGWRGDGGRRLQELRPLAPPASGAAAAGRHSPLHPWWPCGCAGPTVTTGPGDHTRTRGDWSERSQGQGWGCRSGVWR; via the exons ATGGCCGCGGAGACCGAGCGGGGTGCAGAG gcacctggcagccctgctgcctgctacCGGGAGCTGAGCCAGTTCGCCGCCGTCACGCGTGCCGCCCTCGGGGCCGCCGCGGAGGGACAGACCTTCCTGCTCCACGCCG AGTGCAGCCGCCCCGACCTGCCCCGCCGCCGACTCCTGCGCTTCAGCCGCCACTACAGCCTGTGGCGCGACGGCGATGGCGGCCTCGCCGTCAGCCGGGCAGCGCTCAGCGCCGAGATCCACAACCA GCTCCTCAGCCAGGACTCGCCCACGGGGCAGCACCGTGCGGTGCTCAGCTGCTGCCCGCGGCAGGGCCACGAGCTGCTGGAG GTGTGGGACAGCAGCGGGCGCAGCCACAGCGTGGACCTCACGGCACTGGGGAAGCACGGGGAGGTCTACACGGAGGGTAGGGCCCCTTCCCCGCACCCCCCACCCACGACGCAGGTGAGGGCAGCACAGCCGGTGGTCCCggtgccagccctgtgcccagcTGGGCTTTGGCACCCTCTGCCCGTGCCAGGGCCCTTTGCCTGCCTGGCCTGGTCCCGCTCGGAGACACAGCTGCTCTACGTGGCCGAGAAGAGCTGGCCCAAACCGCAGTCCCCCTGCCCCTGGGATGTGCCGGGGGCAGCCAGGCCAGTGGAGgaggacgaggatgaggag GGTGAGCAGTTCTTGTACCGCGAGGACTGGGGCGAGGCGCTGGGCACCCGCAGCGTGCCCGTCCTCTGCGTCCTGGACATGGAGGGCAGCAGCGTCTCAGTGCTGGAGGGCGTCCCGGAGCACCTCTCTCCTGGCCAG GCGCTGTGGTCCCCGGGTGACACCGGCGTGCTGTTCGTGGGCTGGTGGCACGAGCCCTTCCGCCTGGGGCTGAGCGCCTGCTCCAACAGGAG GTCGGGGATTTTCCACCTGGACCTGGGCAGCGGGCACTGCG agctgctgtcgGCTGAGCACCGCGCCGCCTGCTCCCCCCGGCTGAGCCCCGACGGCCGGCGCCTGCTCTACCTGGAGGGGTGCCTGGGGGGGCCCCACCGGCAGTGCCTGCGCCTGCGCATG CTCACCTGGCAGACGAGGCAGACAGTGACAGTGCTCGACGTGGTGCAGGAGCCCATGGAGG CCTTCGCCGGGCTCTACGGGGAGGCACTGCCACCGCGGTGCTGGGCAGCCGACAGCCGGCGAGCCGTGCTGGGCACCCCGCAGCGGAGCCGCACG GACCTGCTGCTTGTGGACACGGAGGTGGCCACTGTCACCAACCTGACGGCAG GGTCGCCCGaagggtgctgggagctgctcacCCTCCAGTGGGACCTGCTGGTGGCCACCTGCTCAGCCCCGAACCGTCCCCCCAGCCTG GTGGTGTCGGCACTGCCGCCGGCGGGCCGGGAGCTGCCCCTCTGCTGGGTGCCGGTGGAGGACACCCCGACGGTGCCTGGCGTCACCTGGAAGACCCTGACAGTCCGGCCGCCCTGCAGTGGGCAGAGCCCCGCCGCACACG GCACCCAGGCTTTCGAGGCCCTGCTGCTGAGCCCACTGGATGGCGCGGCACCGCACCCGCTCGTCGTGTGCCCCCACG GTGGCCCCCATGCTGTCTTCGATGCCCGCTGGCGCCCGAGCATGGCCGCGCTGTGCCGGCTGGGCTTTGCCGTGCTCCTGG TGAACTACCGCGGCTCCCTGGGCTTTGGCCAGGCCAGCATCAGCTCCCTGCTCTCCTGCGTGGGTGTGCAGGACGTGGAGGACACCCAG CTGGCGGTGGAGCAGGCGCTGCGCAGCGAGCCCCTGGATCCACACCGCCTGGCCCTGTTGGCCGGCTCCCACGGAGCCTTCATTGCCCTCCACCTCCTCGCCCGTGAGCCCGAGCGCTACCAAGCCTGCGCCCTGCGCAGCCCTGTCTCCAACCTGCCCGCGCTGCTGGGCACCTCCGACATCCCCGACTG GCGCTACACCTCGCTGGGGCTGCCGTACTCCTTCGAGCGGGTGCCCCGCGCCGAGGAGGTGGCCGCCATGCTGCAGCGCTCGCCCATTGCCCAGGCGGCCCAG GCTGCTGTGGTACCCGGAGGGCGGCCACGCGCTGGCTGGCGTGGAGACGGAGGCCGACGTCTTCAGGAACTGCGCCCGCTGGCTCCTCCGGCATCTGGGGCAGCCGCGGCGGGACGGCACAGCCCCCTGCACCCATGGTGGCCCTGCGGCTGTGCCGGCCCCACGGTGACCACCGGCCCCGGGGACCACACCAGGACCAGGGGAGACTGGAGCGAgcgcagccagggacagggatggggatgcaggaGCGGGGTCTGGCGCTAA
- the LOC142362671 gene encoding acylamino-acid-releasing enzyme-like isoform X1: MAAETERGAEAPGSPAACYRELSQFAAVTRAALGAAAEGQTFLLHAECSRPDLPRRRLLRFSRHYSLWRDGDGGLAVSRAALSAEIHNQLLSQDSPTGQHRAVLSCCPRQGHELLEVWDSSGRSHSVDLTALGKHGEVYTEGRAPSPHPPPTTQVRAAQPVVPVPALCPAGLWHPLPVPGPFACLAWSRSETQLLYVAEKSWPKPQSPCPWDVPGAARPVEEDEDEEGEQFLYREDWGEALGTRSVPVLCVLDMEGSSVSVLEGVPEHLSPGQALWSPGDTGVLFVGWWHEPFRLGLSACSNRRSGIFHLDLGSGHCELLSAEHRAACSPRLSPDGRRLLYLEGCLGGPHRQCLRLRMLTWQTRQTVTVLDVVQEPMEAFAGLYGEALPPRCWAADSRRAVLGTPQRSRTDLLLVDTEVATVTNLTAGSPEGCWELLTLQWDLLVATCSAPNRPPSLVVSALPPAGRELPLCWVPVEDTPTVPGVTWKTLTVRPPCSGQSPAAHGTQAFEALLLSPLDGAAPHPLVVCPHGGPHAVFDARWRPSMAALCRLGFAVLLVNYRGSLGFGQASISSLLSCVGVQDVEDTQLAVEQALRSEPLDPHRLALLAGSHGAFIALHLLAREPERYQACALRSPVSNLPALLGTSDIPDWRYTSLGLPYSFERVPRAEEVAAMLQRSPIAQAAQVRTPVLLCVGARDRRVSPTQALELYRVLRARGVPARLLWYPEGGHALAGVETEADVFRNCARWLLRHLGQPRRDGTAPCTHGGPAAVPAPR, encoded by the exons ATGGCCGCGGAGACCGAGCGGGGTGCAGAG gcacctggcagccctgctgcctgctacCGGGAGCTGAGCCAGTTCGCCGCCGTCACGCGTGCCGCCCTCGGGGCCGCCGCGGAGGGACAGACCTTCCTGCTCCACGCCG AGTGCAGCCGCCCCGACCTGCCCCGCCGCCGACTCCTGCGCTTCAGCCGCCACTACAGCCTGTGGCGCGACGGCGATGGCGGCCTCGCCGTCAGCCGGGCAGCGCTCAGCGCCGAGATCCACAACCA GCTCCTCAGCCAGGACTCGCCCACGGGGCAGCACCGTGCGGTGCTCAGCTGCTGCCCGCGGCAGGGCCACGAGCTGCTGGAG GTGTGGGACAGCAGCGGGCGCAGCCACAGCGTGGACCTCACGGCACTGGGGAAGCACGGGGAGGTCTACACGGAGGGTAGGGCCCCTTCCCCGCACCCCCCACCCACGACGCAGGTGAGGGCAGCACAGCCGGTGGTCCCggtgccagccctgtgcccagcTGGGCTTTGGCACCCTCTGCCCGTGCCAGGGCCCTTTGCCTGCCTGGCCTGGTCCCGCTCGGAGACACAGCTGCTCTACGTGGCCGAGAAGAGCTGGCCCAAACCGCAGTCCCCCTGCCCCTGGGATGTGCCGGGGGCAGCCAGGCCAGTGGAGgaggacgaggatgaggag GGTGAGCAGTTCTTGTACCGCGAGGACTGGGGCGAGGCGCTGGGCACCCGCAGCGTGCCCGTCCTCTGCGTCCTGGACATGGAGGGCAGCAGCGTCTCAGTGCTGGAGGGCGTCCCGGAGCACCTCTCTCCTGGCCAG GCGCTGTGGTCCCCGGGTGACACCGGCGTGCTGTTCGTGGGCTGGTGGCACGAGCCCTTCCGCCTGGGGCTGAGCGCCTGCTCCAACAGGAG GTCGGGGATTTTCCACCTGGACCTGGGCAGCGGGCACTGCG agctgctgtcgGCTGAGCACCGCGCCGCCTGCTCCCCCCGGCTGAGCCCCGACGGCCGGCGCCTGCTCTACCTGGAGGGGTGCCTGGGGGGGCCCCACCGGCAGTGCCTGCGCCTGCGCATG CTCACCTGGCAGACGAGGCAGACAGTGACAGTGCTCGACGTGGTGCAGGAGCCCATGGAGG CCTTCGCCGGGCTCTACGGGGAGGCACTGCCACCGCGGTGCTGGGCAGCCGACAGCCGGCGAGCCGTGCTGGGCACCCCGCAGCGGAGCCGCACG GACCTGCTGCTTGTGGACACGGAGGTGGCCACTGTCACCAACCTGACGGCAG GGTCGCCCGaagggtgctgggagctgctcacCCTCCAGTGGGACCTGCTGGTGGCCACCTGCTCAGCCCCGAACCGTCCCCCCAGCCTG GTGGTGTCGGCACTGCCGCCGGCGGGCCGGGAGCTGCCCCTCTGCTGGGTGCCGGTGGAGGACACCCCGACGGTGCCTGGCGTCACCTGGAAGACCCTGACAGTCCGGCCGCCCTGCAGTGGGCAGAGCCCCGCCGCACACG GCACCCAGGCTTTCGAGGCCCTGCTGCTGAGCCCACTGGATGGCGCGGCACCGCACCCGCTCGTCGTGTGCCCCCACG GTGGCCCCCATGCTGTCTTCGATGCCCGCTGGCGCCCGAGCATGGCCGCGCTGTGCCGGCTGGGCTTTGCCGTGCTCCTGG TGAACTACCGCGGCTCCCTGGGCTTTGGCCAGGCCAGCATCAGCTCCCTGCTCTCCTGCGTGGGTGTGCAGGACGTGGAGGACACCCAG CTGGCGGTGGAGCAGGCGCTGCGCAGCGAGCCCCTGGATCCACACCGCCTGGCCCTGTTGGCCGGCTCCCACGGAGCCTTCATTGCCCTCCACCTCCTCGCCCGTGAGCCCGAGCGCTACCAAGCCTGCGCCCTGCGCAGCCCTGTCTCCAACCTGCCCGCGCTGCTGGGCACCTCCGACATCCCCGACTG GCGCTACACCTCGCTGGGGCTGCCGTACTCCTTCGAGCGGGTGCCCCGCGCCGAGGAGGTGGCCGCCATGCTGCAGCGCTCGCCCATTGCCCAGGCGGCCCAG GTGCGGACGCCGGTGCTGCTGTGCGTGGGCGCCCGGGACCGGCGCGTCAGCCCCACGCAGGCGCTGGAGCTGTACCGAGTGCTGAGGGCCAGGGGGGTGCCGGCGCG GCTGCTGTGGTACCCGGAGGGCGGCCACGCGCTGGCTGGCGTGGAGACGGAGGCCGACGTCTTCAGGAACTGCGCCCGCTGGCTCCTCCGGCATCTGGGGCAGCCGCGGCGGGACGGCACAGCCCCCTGCACCCATGGTGGCCCTGCGGCTGTGCCGGCCCCACGGTGA
- the LOC142362671 gene encoding acylamino-acid-releasing enzyme-like isoform X4: MAAETERGAEAPGSPAACYRELSQFAAVTRAALGAAAEGQTFLLHAECSRPDLPRRRLLRFSRHYSLWRDGDGGLAVSRAALSAEIHNQLLSQDSPTGQHRAVLSCCPRQGHELLEVWDSSGRSHSVDLTALGKHGEVYTEGPFACLAWSRSETQLLYVAEKSWPKPQSPCPWDVPGAARPVEEDEDEEGEQFLYREDWGEALGTRSVPVLCVLDMEGSSVSVLEGVPEHLSPGQALWSPGDTGVLFVGWWHEPFRLGLSACSNRRSGIFHLDLGSGHCELLSAEHRAACSPRLSPDGRRLLYLEGCLGGPHRQCLRLRMLTWQTRQTVTVLDVVQEPMEAFAGLYGEALPPRCWAADSRRAVLGTPQRSRTDLLLVDTEVATVTNLTAGSPEGCWELLTLQWDLLVATCSAPNRPPSLVVSALPPAGRELPLCWVPVEDTPTVPGVTWKTLTVRPPCSGQSPAAHGTQAFEALLLSPLDGAAPHPLVVCPHGGPHAVFDARWRPSMAALCRLGFAVLLVNYRGSLGFGQASISSLLSCVGVQDVEDTQLAVEQALRSEPLDPHRLALLAGSHGAFIALHLLAREPERYQACALRSPVSNLPALLGTSDIPDWRYTSLGLPYSFERVPRAEEVAAMLQRSPIAQAAQVRTPVLLCVGARDRRVSPTQALELYRVLRARGVPARLLWYPEGGHALAGVETEADVFRNCARWLLRHLGQPRRDGTAPCTHGGPAAVPAPR, encoded by the exons ATGGCCGCGGAGACCGAGCGGGGTGCAGAG gcacctggcagccctgctgcctgctacCGGGAGCTGAGCCAGTTCGCCGCCGTCACGCGTGCCGCCCTCGGGGCCGCCGCGGAGGGACAGACCTTCCTGCTCCACGCCG AGTGCAGCCGCCCCGACCTGCCCCGCCGCCGACTCCTGCGCTTCAGCCGCCACTACAGCCTGTGGCGCGACGGCGATGGCGGCCTCGCCGTCAGCCGGGCAGCGCTCAGCGCCGAGATCCACAACCA GCTCCTCAGCCAGGACTCGCCCACGGGGCAGCACCGTGCGGTGCTCAGCTGCTGCCCGCGGCAGGGCCACGAGCTGCTGGAG GTGTGGGACAGCAGCGGGCGCAGCCACAGCGTGGACCTCACGGCACTGGGGAAGCACGGGGAGGTCTACACGGAGG GGCCCTTTGCCTGCCTGGCCTGGTCCCGCTCGGAGACACAGCTGCTCTACGTGGCCGAGAAGAGCTGGCCCAAACCGCAGTCCCCCTGCCCCTGGGATGTGCCGGGGGCAGCCAGGCCAGTGGAGgaggacgaggatgaggag GGTGAGCAGTTCTTGTACCGCGAGGACTGGGGCGAGGCGCTGGGCACCCGCAGCGTGCCCGTCCTCTGCGTCCTGGACATGGAGGGCAGCAGCGTCTCAGTGCTGGAGGGCGTCCCGGAGCACCTCTCTCCTGGCCAG GCGCTGTGGTCCCCGGGTGACACCGGCGTGCTGTTCGTGGGCTGGTGGCACGAGCCCTTCCGCCTGGGGCTGAGCGCCTGCTCCAACAGGAG GTCGGGGATTTTCCACCTGGACCTGGGCAGCGGGCACTGCG agctgctgtcgGCTGAGCACCGCGCCGCCTGCTCCCCCCGGCTGAGCCCCGACGGCCGGCGCCTGCTCTACCTGGAGGGGTGCCTGGGGGGGCCCCACCGGCAGTGCCTGCGCCTGCGCATG CTCACCTGGCAGACGAGGCAGACAGTGACAGTGCTCGACGTGGTGCAGGAGCCCATGGAGG CCTTCGCCGGGCTCTACGGGGAGGCACTGCCACCGCGGTGCTGGGCAGCCGACAGCCGGCGAGCCGTGCTGGGCACCCCGCAGCGGAGCCGCACG GACCTGCTGCTTGTGGACACGGAGGTGGCCACTGTCACCAACCTGACGGCAG GGTCGCCCGaagggtgctgggagctgctcacCCTCCAGTGGGACCTGCTGGTGGCCACCTGCTCAGCCCCGAACCGTCCCCCCAGCCTG GTGGTGTCGGCACTGCCGCCGGCGGGCCGGGAGCTGCCCCTCTGCTGGGTGCCGGTGGAGGACACCCCGACGGTGCCTGGCGTCACCTGGAAGACCCTGACAGTCCGGCCGCCCTGCAGTGGGCAGAGCCCCGCCGCACACG GCACCCAGGCTTTCGAGGCCCTGCTGCTGAGCCCACTGGATGGCGCGGCACCGCACCCGCTCGTCGTGTGCCCCCACG GTGGCCCCCATGCTGTCTTCGATGCCCGCTGGCGCCCGAGCATGGCCGCGCTGTGCCGGCTGGGCTTTGCCGTGCTCCTGG TGAACTACCGCGGCTCCCTGGGCTTTGGCCAGGCCAGCATCAGCTCCCTGCTCTCCTGCGTGGGTGTGCAGGACGTGGAGGACACCCAG CTGGCGGTGGAGCAGGCGCTGCGCAGCGAGCCCCTGGATCCACACCGCCTGGCCCTGTTGGCCGGCTCCCACGGAGCCTTCATTGCCCTCCACCTCCTCGCCCGTGAGCCCGAGCGCTACCAAGCCTGCGCCCTGCGCAGCCCTGTCTCCAACCTGCCCGCGCTGCTGGGCACCTCCGACATCCCCGACTG GCGCTACACCTCGCTGGGGCTGCCGTACTCCTTCGAGCGGGTGCCCCGCGCCGAGGAGGTGGCCGCCATGCTGCAGCGCTCGCCCATTGCCCAGGCGGCCCAG GTGCGGACGCCGGTGCTGCTGTGCGTGGGCGCCCGGGACCGGCGCGTCAGCCCCACGCAGGCGCTGGAGCTGTACCGAGTGCTGAGGGCCAGGGGGGTGCCGGCGCG GCTGCTGTGGTACCCGGAGGGCGGCCACGCGCTGGCTGGCGTGGAGACGGAGGCCGACGTCTTCAGGAACTGCGCCCGCTGGCTCCTCCGGCATCTGGGGCAGCCGCGGCGGGACGGCACAGCCCCCTGCACCCATGGTGGCCCTGCGGCTGTGCCGGCCCCACGGTGA
- the LOC142362671 gene encoding acylamino-acid-releasing enzyme-like isoform X5, giving the protein MAAETERGAEAPGSPAACYRELSQFAAVTRAALGAAAEGQTFLLHAECSRPDLPRRRLLRFSRHYSLWRDGDGGLAVSRAALSAEIHNQLLSQDSPTGQHRAVLSCCPRQGHELLEVWDSSGRSHSVDLTALGKHGEVYTEGRAPSPHPPPTTQVRAAQPVVPVPALCPAGLWHPLPVPGPFACLAWSRSETQLLYVAEKSWPKPQSPCPWDVPGAARPVEEDEDEEGEQFLYREDWGEALGTRSVPVLCVLDMEGSSVSVLEGVPEHLSPGQALWSPGDTGVLFVGWWHEPFRLGLSACSNRRSGIFHLDLGSGHCAHLADEADSDSARRGAGAHGGLRRALRGGTATAVLGSRQPASRAGHPAAEPHGPAACGHGGGHCHQPDGRVARRVLGAAHPPVGPAGGHLLSPEPSPQPGGVGTAAGGPGAAPLLGAGGGHPDGAWRHLEDPDSPAALQWAEPRRTRTGTQAFEALLLSPLDGAAPHPLVVCPHGGPHAVFDARWRPSMAALCRLGFAVLLVNYRGSLGFGQASISSLLSCVGVQDVEDTQLAVEQALRSEPLDPHRLALLAGSHGAFIALHLLAREPERYQACALRSPVSNLPALLGTSDIPDWRYTSLGLPYSFERVPRAEEVAAMLQRSPIAQAAQVRTPVLLCVGARDRRVSPTQALELYRVLRARGVPARLLWYPEGGHALAGVETEADVFRNCARWLLRHLGQPRRDGTAPCTHGGPAAVPAPR; this is encoded by the exons ATGGCCGCGGAGACCGAGCGGGGTGCAGAG gcacctggcagccctgctgcctgctacCGGGAGCTGAGCCAGTTCGCCGCCGTCACGCGTGCCGCCCTCGGGGCCGCCGCGGAGGGACAGACCTTCCTGCTCCACGCCG AGTGCAGCCGCCCCGACCTGCCCCGCCGCCGACTCCTGCGCTTCAGCCGCCACTACAGCCTGTGGCGCGACGGCGATGGCGGCCTCGCCGTCAGCCGGGCAGCGCTCAGCGCCGAGATCCACAACCA GCTCCTCAGCCAGGACTCGCCCACGGGGCAGCACCGTGCGGTGCTCAGCTGCTGCCCGCGGCAGGGCCACGAGCTGCTGGAG GTGTGGGACAGCAGCGGGCGCAGCCACAGCGTGGACCTCACGGCACTGGGGAAGCACGGGGAGGTCTACACGGAGGGTAGGGCCCCTTCCCCGCACCCCCCACCCACGACGCAGGTGAGGGCAGCACAGCCGGTGGTCCCggtgccagccctgtgcccagcTGGGCTTTGGCACCCTCTGCCCGTGCCAGGGCCCTTTGCCTGCCTGGCCTGGTCCCGCTCGGAGACACAGCTGCTCTACGTGGCCGAGAAGAGCTGGCCCAAACCGCAGTCCCCCTGCCCCTGGGATGTGCCGGGGGCAGCCAGGCCAGTGGAGgaggacgaggatgaggag GGTGAGCAGTTCTTGTACCGCGAGGACTGGGGCGAGGCGCTGGGCACCCGCAGCGTGCCCGTCCTCTGCGTCCTGGACATGGAGGGCAGCAGCGTCTCAGTGCTGGAGGGCGTCCCGGAGCACCTCTCTCCTGGCCAG GCGCTGTGGTCCCCGGGTGACACCGGCGTGCTGTTCGTGGGCTGGTGGCACGAGCCCTTCCGCCTGGGGCTGAGCGCCTGCTCCAACAGGAG GTCGGGGATTTTCCACCTGGACCTGGGCAGCGGGCACTGCG CTCACCTGGCAGACGAGGCAGACAGTGACAGTGCTCGACGTGGTGCAGGAGCCCATGGAGG CCTTCGCCGGGCTCTACGGGGAGGCACTGCCACCGCGGTGCTGGGCAGCCGACAGCCGGCGAGCCGTGCTGGGCACCCCGCAGCGGAGCCGCACG GACCTGCTGCTTGTGGACACGGAGGTGGCCACTGTCACCAACCTGACGGCAG GGTCGCCCGaagggtgctgggagctgctcacCCTCCAGTGGGACCTGCTGGTGGCCACCTGCTCAGCCCCGAACCGTCCCCCCAGCCTG GTGGTGTCGGCACTGCCGCCGGCGGGCCGGGAGCTGCCCCTCTGCTGGGTGCCGGTGGAGGACACCCCGACGGTGCCTGGCGTCACCTGGAAGACCCTGACAGTCCGGCCGCCCTGCAGTGGGCAGAGCCCCGCCGCACACG CACAGGCACCCAGGCTTTCGAGGCCCTGCTGCTGAGCCCACTGGATGGCGCGGCACCGCACCCGCTCGTCGTGTGCCCCCACG GTGGCCCCCATGCTGTCTTCGATGCCCGCTGGCGCCCGAGCATGGCCGCGCTGTGCCGGCTGGGCTTTGCCGTGCTCCTGG TGAACTACCGCGGCTCCCTGGGCTTTGGCCAGGCCAGCATCAGCTCCCTGCTCTCCTGCGTGGGTGTGCAGGACGTGGAGGACACCCAG CTGGCGGTGGAGCAGGCGCTGCGCAGCGAGCCCCTGGATCCACACCGCCTGGCCCTGTTGGCCGGCTCCCACGGAGCCTTCATTGCCCTCCACCTCCTCGCCCGTGAGCCCGAGCGCTACCAAGCCTGCGCCCTGCGCAGCCCTGTCTCCAACCTGCCCGCGCTGCTGGGCACCTCCGACATCCCCGACTG GCGCTACACCTCGCTGGGGCTGCCGTACTCCTTCGAGCGGGTGCCCCGCGCCGAGGAGGTGGCCGCCATGCTGCAGCGCTCGCCCATTGCCCAGGCGGCCCAG GTGCGGACGCCGGTGCTGCTGTGCGTGGGCGCCCGGGACCGGCGCGTCAGCCCCACGCAGGCGCTGGAGCTGTACCGAGTGCTGAGGGCCAGGGGGGTGCCGGCGCG GCTGCTGTGGTACCCGGAGGGCGGCCACGCGCTGGCTGGCGTGGAGACGGAGGCCGACGTCTTCAGGAACTGCGCCCGCTGGCTCCTCCGGCATCTGGGGCAGCCGCGGCGGGACGGCACAGCCCCCTGCACCCATGGTGGCCCTGCGGCTGTGCCGGCCCCACGGTGA